ATAAAATGACAAAAAATGTGTAAGCTTTGTGATATGGATGAGAAGAGAAGTTTAGTTTTCTGAAGTTGACTGCCAAGAGTGTAGCTGTGTAGTTTTGTGAAAAAAGGATGTTAATAAAGGTGCGGTTTTGTGAGCTTGGTAGTTAATAGCCAGATTGATTTGTAGCTCTACAGCCATTCAACAAAACAAGGATTATCAAGAAGTAAAACTAAGTAGATATATACAGTTACAGGAACTTACATGGAGTACAGCAGTCTGTGTCACAATATCCTGAGAAGCCACTACATCAACTACAGGAAATCGAGCTGAAGTTGAAGTTACTTCTTTGCCAATACATGACATATCAAAGCCATATACATTTTCCCAAAATGGCAAGCTAGTTCCACCTTTCCCGAAACCAGCACCAAGCTAGAGGATGAATCAGAGGGCACAAGTTATCAAACAGAAAACATAGGAGACGAAAGACAAAGAATACAAGCAAGCAACTAAGGACTCACAATCGTCGCAGTATCTGGAAGAATAGCACCACCAGGTTTGAGGAAATGATCGCGTGCATATAGGACTGAACTCAGCATGGATTCATACAACAGGCAATATCCCATCCATTCACTCACTAACACATCAAAGCCATTTTGTGGAAGTTGTATTTTCTGGTTTAGCTCTTCAGCCTTGGTATGCACAACGCTTATCACTTGAGTACCTTGCTTCTGTTCTGCTTTCACATCTTCATCATACAACAGACCATTATTCTTCGCAACCTGCATCATGCAATACCTATGAAATAATCCTGGTGCAAAGAGGGTTGTTATTTGATACAAtattgaagaagaaaaaagagacATACTTGGGTAGCCACAGAGGCCATCTTTGCACTCCCATCAACAGCAACAACTCTAGATGCACCAGCCTTGGCTGCAAAAAGACTATTGTAATATATCAGCAGCTACCCATGCAACATTGAAAATTCATCATGCATTAAGAGCAGTCATTTCTACGACCAACGTTGCACTTCAGAAATATGATAACTACACAGCATGTGGTGCTTCCAGCCGCCAACACACACAGGTCATGACAAGAAAGATGGTCTAACACTCTAACTTTAATACTTATATCACATAACATGATAACACACTCATGAATTGAACCACGTACGTCAACGTTGTACCTACTTGGGACCTTAATGCACAACCAAGTCAAAATTATCCATAACTTGTCATTTAAGTACATTTTGGTTCAAGTGTCCAATCAGGAATTGCTTATGAACTATAATAGTAAATGTTATATTTCCCAGATTTGAAATATGTAGTCTATTTGTTTTTGCTGTATCCAAGACTTGCAAGCACTGAGCTTCATGGTTAAGATATACTAACCCACATGTTTACAAGTATTCGATATGTAATCATCATAAGGTTAATGCTTATAGATACCTTAAAATTCCTGTGCCACAACCAACATCCAGTACAGCTGCTCCACTTAAAAGGCTAGGATTGCCCAAAAGAGCATCTCTGTAAGCATCTGTTCTCACCTGAAAAAGGTTATTCAGAGCATTCAGTGTTTTTCAGCCAAATACATATTGCAAATGAATAGATATTTGACAGGAACACATTGACCACATATCCAGAGAGAATTCACCTACTTTATCACCGAGCATCTCTCTGTGAATACCAAATGAACTGTAAGATCCAAAGTAGTTATCATCCACAGTTTTAATTGCCTTGGCATTAACACTAGCACGTGTAACCTTTAGTTGGCTATCATTAGTCTCAAAAGCAAGAGACTCCCTGTCCTCCCGGTGTGTACTCCCAATAGTACACTCTTGCTCAAATCGAGCACTGATATCAGAACCATTTCCTTCCGGTAAGGTGCTCAGCTTGTTCCCCAGTGATTCAGCTAAAACCTCATTCCCTGCTGAACACTTTCCTCTTTCCATGGATGTTCCACAttcctcatcctcatcatcgTCGTCCATGGACAAACTGTGCAAAAGGGAGTCGTCCTCCATGAAAGGTTTCAAGTACACATCGTCCCCCCATGGAACCTTTCCCTCAATTAGGTAATTCTCCGGTGCGTGCAAATGGCTGCAGAGTTCGGTGTTGGAAGAGAATGCTTGGCCACAGCTCCAGCATTTATTCTCTGCAACCTGCAAATCAACAATGGCATCCATAATCGATGGGCAGTGCAGCAAAGCACCCAcagaaataaacaaaattgcAATTTGAACCAGCTATTCATGCCGCCATACAGCAAATTAATAAAACAATTAGCTAAAAATACTGCTGCAGACATCGAGGTTGTCCCAATCGGTTACTCCGAGCCTAGGATGGCTGTTGGCGCACCTTGGAGCGGACGAAGTTGATGAGCTTGATGCGCCCGTAGAAATCCAGCCCCAGCTCCTTCACAATCCCGTGGAAGTGGAAGCGGTGCTCGGCAGCGCAGTGCTCGAAGAGGGGGCTATCCGCGTCGAACCGTGTGCTGCAGAACAAGCACAGCAGCCCGCCGCCAGCGTCGTCGCCGTCGGAGCACCAGTCATCCCAcccctcctctccttcttcttcctcctcctcgtcggacCTTAGCCGCTCCTCCACCTCATCCTCGCCTGCGAGGCTACGCTCCATTGCCTCAccggtcgccgcgccgccgcttggTGTTGGTGCCTCGCTGGAATTAGGGTTTTAGCCTTTCAGGCAGAGAGGAGAGTTTAGGGACTAGTACTCGTTATACCAAATTGGGCCTTTCTTAGTTGCCATTTGCCAGCCCGGCCCACCTCAAGatttggaaaaggaaaaagtcaTTTCCGCCTCCCTCAATTTAGACCGAATTTGTTTTTCCTCCACGAAAACAAAATCAGTTATTTAGACTCTTCGAATTTCCGAAACCATTCGCGCGACCTCTTTTGAACAGTTTCTGAGTGACATGGCAgcgattttctttttttcttttatatttattttgattgaatctttaaaaaattatattaaattataaaaaaatcataaaaatagaaaatacaatttttttagactccacatgagtagatctatgcagtaaacatattatatagtatactttagtataaattttttactgtaattttatatatatatacttttctgtaattaatttatagatacAATTTTTGTTGTCTAATTataatgaaatttttatggtagactAATTATTATATGGTGGAgttatagtaaaaattttataattatagTATCATGCATGAGTGAGATACCCCTCCTCCTCGGCTCGGCGTTCTCGCCGTTTATTCCCCAAATCTCCCCCCACCCACTGATCCACCCCAAAACCCTTGCGGCGGCGTTGCGCTCCCATCAGCTACCAACCCCAGACCCCCCTTCTTCTCCGGCTGCGGAGCGGGGGGTTCGGCGCGAGGGAGCGAGATGGACcgtccggcggccggcgcgtcgTACCAGCGCTTCCCCCGCGTCCGGATCCGCGAGCTCAGGGACGACTACGCCAAGTTCGAGCTCCGCGACACCGACGCCAGCATAGCCAACGCCCTCCGCCGCGTCATGATCGCCGAGGTCCCCACGGTGGCCATCGACCTCGTCGAGATCGAGGTCAACTCCTCCGTCCTCAACGACGAGTTCATCGCGCACCGCCTGGGCCTCATTCccctcacctccgccgccgccatgcaaATGCGCTTCTCCCGGGACTGCGACGCctgcgacggcgacggctcCTGCGAGCACTGCTCCGTCGAGTTCCTTCTCTCCGCGCGTGCCACCGACTCCGACCAGACGCTCGAGGTCACATCCAACGACCTGAGGTCCGCCGACCCCAAGGTCTGCCCCGTCGACCAGGCGCGCGCCTACCAGCAGGCGCTCAACGCCGACTTCGAGGCCACCGCCGGGGAGAACAGGCAAGGGATCCCTCATCTAATTAATTAGTTGCCAACCCGTTTGTGGTCGCATTGCGTATTGTTCACTTCATTCCACTGTTGTTCATGCTTAGTTTAGGACGGTAAATCCGTCGGTATATAATTATAATGTGTGCCTCGAATCATTTAAAATTCAAGAGACCACATTTGTAATTGTGTTATCTGCCAATACATCTCCTTGCTTTGGTTGACAAATGAACTCTTTAACTAGCTGTGGGtaaataaattatttgttcTAGAGCGGTGTAGACATTCCTGTTTCTTCGGCGTTCCAAGCAATTCTTGCCTGGCATATGTATTTCCCCCTTTATTATGATGAGTAGATTGGAAGTCGTATTTAAATCCCTGTTAATATCTTTGACCTTTTGGTGTTGGACAATGTTGAATTCGTTTCATGCTCTACCCTGTTGTATCAGCAACACCCTCTGCACTGCTGTAGTAGTGTAGTCCATATTTGATGGATCTTAATGGCTGGATAGTATTTTGAACTTCAATagtcataaaaatttcattagTTGCTGCCTAAAGTTTAAGCTGGTTAAAGGTGAAACTTCTATAGTGCCATTTACCCTAGCTTCTTGTGCTCATTCTTTTGTTCGAAAGAAGTTTATACAATTAGCAGATCACACTTGGGATCACATTGGGCAATATATATGACTGCTATGAAGCAGTATATCAACCATAGCAGTATATCAACCATGCTCAACTAATCTTCTATTTAGAAATGTTAATGGTTAGATCAAGTTATGTTGAAGTAGCTGGGGCAAAACAAATGTTCTGTACCACAATGTCTAACAGGAAAGCTGTGTTGTAAGTTAGTAATGATCTATACTCTAAATTTCTAATTGTTGTGATTTGAAGCACGATAGGGATAAAGAAGCATGGCCAATCTTTGTTTTTTGGGGATTTCCTTGTATGCCATCAAGAAAACTCATAATCCTTCATATGCCATGTGGACCCCAACAGTCACCGAAAGTGAATATGGGGTATTTAGGGTTTAAGCAATTGCATTTGTTAGTATTCTATTTTTACTATTGACTAGTTCTCTTATTTTATGTTGCTGATATCAGGGGAATACTTATTGTAAAGCTGCGTCGGGGGCAAGAACTGAGGCTTCGTGCCATTGCTAGGAAAGGAATCGGCAAGGACCATGCCAAATGGTCACCAGCTGCTACCGTGACTTTCATGTATGAGCCTGACATACGTATCAATGAAGAACTCATGGATACATTGACGCTTGATGAGAAAAGAAGTTGGGTCGATAGTAGCCCTACAAAAGTATTTAACCTTGATCCTATTACCAAACAGGTCAGCTTGTTTTCTCTAGACTTTATACTACTGAATTATGAATTATTTTATTATCCTGTTCTAACATCAACATGAACCTAAGAATTTAACATGTATCGTTATGTAGTATTTTACAGTTTCACACTATAACTGTCTATTTGACCATTTGTTCCTTATATGGTGGTTACTCTTTGCTTGCACCGATGCAGTTTCTGTTGTACTATTTGGTCAAAATCCATCACATCGGTCTCGTAGGCAGTTGATTGTAAGACAGAACTTGTGGTCTATACTGTCCAGCGATGAATGATTCTTGTCTGCTTAGATATATTAAGTCAGGATTAAATCTAGTCAATTTCCTTTGGTTTTAGTTTGCCTAGAAAATGGATTCAAAGTGGTCTGTTTGAAAATGAAAGCTTTTCAGAGCAGTTACTTGCTATTTCTCTTCTGTGAACTTGACATTGTTGCATGCTCGCATGTGTTATGTTTGATACTAGCACCATGTGTTTTCCTTTTTGATACTATTCTGTTTGGTTGTATTTAACATGAGCACGAAACACCTAATTCATCTCTCAGACTCTTACAATGCTCTTAATATAAATGAATTGGAGCTACCATGCTATGCTTTGTTGTATTTGCCTATTCTCTGTTCCTATTTCGGTTATGGTGGTTGTAGTactgagcccccccccccccccaaaaccaCCACcacaccccccccccaccaccaccaccaatctAATGATAATACTAATAAACGTGGCAGAAGCCCCTTAGTCCCTTACTGCCTCTCACCATCTTACGCAGGCTGTGTGCTAGGGACATATAGTGCAGCAATTCTGTATTGACTAATGCAATTCAATTAGCCCATGTGCTACCTTTCCTGAAGCAGCACAATGATATAGAGGGACAGTTCCAGTTTACTTACTGTGACAAATGTGTGGCGGCTAAGTTTACTGCGCCTAGCCTTAGCCAGGCGAAGTTTAGTTAGGCAGTGCTTGGTTTCTCTACAAATCTAATTTGCCTGCTGGGCCCAGTTGTCATTTTTTTTACCTAATAAGGTTGGTTGATTACTTTCCATGAAAGTGTTGCAAGACTGAACTTTGGCAAGAGTATAAGGCAAGCTTAGGTTTGAACTAAACGTGCCCTGTTTTCCTTTTTGGGCATGTAAGTTGTGATACAATACATATGATATATGGAACCCAGTTCTCAGTCGTGCTTTTCTTAAAAATTCATATAGCACATTTAAACCTTTCAAACCGCCTGCACATTAACACTGCAAATTTGTTCTATGCTTTTTTGAAATAATGCAAATGTTTTGAAACTCAGTACAATGTGTAAACTCTGGGAACAAGGTACGCGAAAAACAAAAAGTGCAAATTAGTGAGTTGCTCACAGTTTCAATGTAGATGAACACGTGATGGTTATTGTGTCTGATACTCCTAGCTTGCATTTAAAGGATCAGTTTTTTCCCTCTCAAATGCGCAGGAGTTCTCGCATCATTTCATTAAAGAAGGGGAAAGGTTTAACATACAGCGCACTAGAAAAGTGAAAGGATCAACTAAAAATTGGAATTCCCTGCATGAGGACATGCAATATCAAGAAAATATATATCATGAGTAGGAATGTTTGAATACAGTACAGATGCTAGATACAAAAATTTAGTCTATTGTGtatcgcctaggcgtccaggcggGAAAAAATCCTGGGCGTCCGCGTCGCTTTGCCATTCCTCGCCTTGCCGCCATTCCAGAGCTGCGCCGTCGAGGGTCGGAGCCGCGTGCGCCTCCTCCTGTCCTTCCTCGGGTCTTGCATCGTGCGGACGCGGGCCTCCACCGGACAGAGAGAATCCGCGGctggaggaggcaggggcggagAAGGAAGCAGGGTTAGGCGGCGACGGAGGAGGCCAGggtgggcggcggaggcggaggcggaggaggcaggggtgggcagtggcggaggtggaggagggcggcggcggcgggtgaggaggaggcagaggcgggCTGGCGGCAGCAGTGCGGCTGGAGGAgtcagaggaggaagaggtgggTGGGGATAGGAACCGGTAGGTTAGGGTTTGCATTAGTGGGGAGTTGGGCTGACTGTTGGGCTGATTTAATGGGCTTCTTTTCACCTTAAGGCCCACTAGTTCtcatcttttccttttcttttacagGTGACTATCTAAATCTGCTAGGCTAAAGTCTAGTCAAGGAAGTAATTAAGGCGTCACCTTGCCTCGCGCCTTAACTGCCTAGGCGACTGAGCGGTTCCccatcgcctcgcctcgccttaccgctttaaaaaccTTGATTGTGTATATCAACTCCTTGAAGGGAATAAGTCTCTGTACTtgtggtctttgtggggctgtgtggggctgcagcatgtggggctgcagcatctcATTTTTCTGCAGCATGCACTAGCACCATTGCtgccctagaggacagcatcttggactgctttagcatctagataggacagcagttagtcctttcatttggcatcttagactaggagtagtcctttcatttggcatcttagactaggagtAGAATATGCCTCAGTGTTGGCTGCCCTGCAGCTGTGTATAAATGTGTTGCCTCCCCTCCCGTTGGTTggcatggctttgagtttgtgaatgaagaaaacccagaaaattgccccaagttcattgtcatcctctcagctcaatgagagttagaaaacccagaaaacgaggcggccatctaccggcggggcaatggcggaaatgccctgctggtgggtgtctacgtcgacgacttggtgatcaccggcaccaaggatgcggaggtggtggcgttcaaggaggagatgaaggccaccttccagatgagcgacctggggcctctctccttctacctggggatcgaggtgcaccaggacgactccgggatcacacttcgacagaccgcctacgccaagcgcgtcgtcgagctcgctgggctcaccgactgcaacccagctctcactccgatggaggagaggctgaagctgagccgtgacagcacggcggaggaggtggacgctactcagtaccggcgtcttgtggggagcctccgctacctcgcccacacacggccggacttggcgttctccgtcggctacgtcagtcggttcatgcagcgaccgacgacggagcaccagcaggccgtgaagaggatcatccgctatgttgcggggactcacgaccacggtctccactacccgaggtgccctggggcggcacacttcgttgggtacagcgacagcgaccacgccggcgacatcgacaccagcaagagtacgagcgggatcctcttcttcctcggcgagtgcctcgttagctggcagtcggtcaagcagcaggtggtggccttgtccagctgcgaggccgagtacatagcggcctccaccgcgtcgactcaggcgctctggctcgctcgactgcttggtgatctactcggcagagacactggagcagtggagctcagagtggacagcaagtccgctctggccttggcaaagaaccccgttttccacgaacggagcaagcacatccgggtcaggtatcacttcatccgagactgcttggaggaaggaaccatcaaggcgagctacatcaacaccaaggatcagcttgcggatctgctcaccaagccccttgggaggatcaagttccttgagctctgctccaagaccgggatggtccaatcttcccacaagacgatgcacaagacttagggggagaatgaagGGAATAAGTCTCTGTACTtgtggtctttgtggggctgtgtggggctgcagcatgtggggctgcagcatctcATTTTTCTGCAGTATGCACTAGCACCATTGCtgccctagaggacagcatcttggactgctttagcatctagataggacagcagttagtcctttcatttggcatcttagactaggagtagtcctttcatttggcatcttagactaggagtAGAATATGCCTCAGTGTTGGCTGCCCTGCAGCTGTGTATAAATGTGTTGCCTCCCCTCCCGTTGGTTGGCATAgctttgagtttgtgaatgaagaaaacccagaaaattgccccaagttcattgtcatcctctcagctcaatgagagttagaattgagcttctaacactCCTTAGGTAACCGGTGAAACCACAGAGCCACTTTATTGTTATTAATGGATCTTTGTTTTGATAAGTCAACCTttttttgctttcctttgatcCTCTCTTTTCTTAGAATGAGCCTTTTGGTTTCTAATTTAGTTTTTGAGGACTTCCACAAGGTTAGTTGTGAGGGGTCTTCATGGAGCATCTATGTAGATGTGAAGCCTTAactttttaaaaagaaaaaggaaaaatgaaTAGCCAGCAGATTACTGATCTCTCATAGCCTATATATTATCTCTCTCCGTTACCAATAACACTTTTTGTGTTTTTGGTAGCTAGTGCAGTAGTGCTGTAGCAAATTACTCAAATGAATAGGGTGGAGGGAGCAAATTACCCCTACATTTGAGCAATAGGAAAGCGTGTTTTGGTAATCACCAAAAATGTTTTGGTATTGAGGATGGGATTGGTAATCTGCTGGAGTACCTCCCATCACCAAAAGTATAGTTTTTTGGTATCGGGGATAGAGATgagtaatctgttggagatACTCTTATGTTTCCTATGTTGGTATGGATTGGCTGTTCTCTTTTAGTTTTGGACTAAATTCCTTCTGAGTTTTGTACAACTAGACTAATCGCTGATATCTTTGCTTAGCATAATGAAACAGATGCCTCAACACGTCTGCTGCCCATTTCAGTAGTGCTTCACTGGCTTTAGCAggctttcctattaacataggcctacaccaggggtcagcattgagcccttatttatttgctttagtgatggatgaggtcacaagggatatacaaggtgagatctcttggtgtatgctctttacTGATGATGttgtgctagttgacgagagtagggcaggggttaataggaagttagagctgtggagacgcacgttagagtcgaaagggttcagacttagtaggaccaagaccgagtacatgatttGCGATTTCAGcacgactaggcatgaggggggagatgttagtctagatgggcaagtggtggtccagaaggatacttttcggtatttaggatcggtgctacaaaaggatggcgacactgatgaagatgttaggcatagaatttcagctggctggttgaaatggcggcaagcttctggcatcctttgtgacaagagggtgccacaaaagctaaaagacaaattatataggacagcaattcgtccggtgatgttatacggtggtgatgttatacggtgctgaatgttggcctacaaaaaggcgacatgtccagcaactgagtgtagcagagatgcggatgttgcggtggttttgcgggcacacaaggagggatagagtccggaacgaagttattcgggatagggtcggggtggcaccaattgaggagaaacttatccagcatcggctgagatggtttggacatgtccaacgaaggcctcctgaggcgccggtgcgtaatggggttcttgagcgggtcgataatgtaaagagggggtagaggtagacctaaactgacgtgggatgagtcggttaagagagaccttaatgattggaatatctctaaagagatagctttggataggagcgcttggagactagctatcaatgtgcctgaactttgaacttatttctttcgggtttcatctctagcctaccccaacttgcttgggaaaaaaggctatgttgttgttgttgttcactGGCTTTAGTAAATTTTAGATTCTGGGTGTTGAAGACATGATCTGTGCTAAAGGATGTTCAATGTATTCCTGATTCTTGATGCATACCCGGCTAATATTTCTAAATTAGCTTTATTGAAACATGTTCTTTATGGAATCAGCCCACCATATGGCATTCATCTTTTTAGGTTGCTAATGTAATTCAATATTAGCCTGCCACAAGACACGCACTGTTCTTTACCATACAGTTAAGTTGATTTCTGCCCCTAAAATTGATTGAGCTACAGCATAAAGTGTGCATCCAAGAaacataaaatgaaaaaaaaaataacttCAACAAACTCTAATGAATCTTAAGAGTAGTTTCTTATTCCTGATACTGTAGGGGTCAATGGTCAGATTGCTTATTTTCTGCAGTAAGATGGTACATCTAGAAATTATTATTTGCTGGGAAGTCAACAAGTGATTGTAAAAATGTAGTTTAAAGTGTTTGTTGATTCCTGAGGGTTCTGCTGAGAAGTTATTAGACCACCTTATTGTGAGTAATGGGGCTTTGTTTTTCAATCTCCCTTTTTTATTACTGAGAAATGGGCCTTTTAACTTGTAATTATTTTCAATTTAAATTGTTTTATTTATTGTGGATTAGCATACTTATGTATGGTTTCTTTGCCTCTTGCTGCTTTAGTGATTGTTCCTATAGCTGCATTTGAAACTATGTATTTGGGAACCAGCAAGATACAATATAAATTGACATATGAAAACCATCCATTAATGAAAAATAGATGGAGAATCATTTTGATTGAGGTGCATTCTAGTTATCATGCATTCTAGTTATCACACTGTAGGCTAGGTGTGCCTTTTGGATGGTTATAGGCATGGCTTGTCACATAAACAGTATCTTTTTTGCCCTACCAAATTTCATGAGAATTTGATTTTCATTGTTGTCAAAGCCAGTCAGCTATAACATGTACTTGAACTGTGGAGCACCTTATCCTCCAACTACTCCTTTGCAAATCTAGCCTCGTCCCTGTGAAGCCAGCAAAATACTAGGTAGTGCAGATCACTTGGGTTGGCCATAAATATCTTATATCTGTTTCAACAGGTGTAACGACCTAATGCAGCATTAGGGTGTTTAGATGCCACATGAATGGTTGATTGCTTCACCTCAAATTTAACGAATCATTTAATGGTAAATATTGCAGTTAAGCTGCTCAGCTTCTGTCTGTATCGTTGCACGTTTGCAAGTATAAATTTAGCTCATGCTCTCCTTTTTCTTTGTTCAGATCGAATGCTATGTCTCGTTATTCAGATTTTGTGGAAAACATACTTGGTTTCATTGCTAATGTTGGACTGATTGTCTCTTTGGCTATACATTTTTTCCATTTTGATAAATCCACGGTGCTGATTGCCTGCGTTTTTTTTCTGTAAATTATCAGGTGACGGTGTGTGATGCTGAGGCATACACCTATGACgatgaggtgatcaagaaggcGGAGGCCATGGGGAAGCCAGGCCTGGTGGAGATCAACGCGAAGGAGGACAGCTTCATCTTCACCGTGGAAACAACCGGCGCCATCACGGCCTACGAGCT
This portion of the Panicum virgatum strain AP13 chromosome 2N, P.virgatum_v5, whole genome shotgun sequence genome encodes:
- the LOC120660107 gene encoding probable protein arginine N-methyltransferase 3; translated protein: MERSLAGEDEVEERLRSDEEEEEEGEEGWDDWCSDGDDAGGGLLCLFCSTRFDADSPLFEHCAAEHRFHFHGIVKELGLDFYGRIKLINFVRSKVAENKCWSCGQAFSSNTELCSHLHAPENYLIEGKVPWGDDVYLKPFMEDDSLLHSLSMDDDDEDEECGTSMERGKCSAGNEVLAESLGNKLSTLPEGNGSDISARFEQECTIGSTHREDRESLAFETNDSQLKVTRASVNAKAIKTVDDNYFGSYSSFGIHREMLGDKVRTDAYRDALLGNPSLLSGAAVLDVGCGTGILSLFAAKAGASRVVAVDGSAKMASVATQVAKNNGLLYDEDVKAEQKQGTQVISVVHTKAEELNQKIQLPQNGFDVLVSEWMGYCLLYESMLSSVLYARDHFLKPGGAILPDTATILGAGFGKGGTSLPFWENVYGFDMSCIGKEVTSTSARFPVVDVVASQDIVTQTAVLHSFDLATMKESEMDFTASFELRLSESGTVVPGVTWCYGIVLWFDTAFTDRFCKENPVVLSTSPFCTPTHWSQTIFTFEEPIAMVKESSTLGSSAWVGTDECPATMLKSRISIVRASEHRSIDISVETTAFSKDGRKRSWPIQIFNL
- the LOC120660108 gene encoding DNA-directed RNA polymerases II, IV and V subunit 3-like — its product is MDRPAAGASYQRFPRVRIRELRDDYAKFELRDTDASIANALRRVMIAEVPTVAIDLVEIEVNSSVLNDEFIAHRLGLIPLTSAAAMQMRFSRDCDACDGDGSCEHCSVEFLLSARATDSDQTLEVTSNDLRSADPKVCPVDQARAYQQALNADFEATAGENRGILIVKLRRGQELRLRAIARKGIGKDHAKWSPAATVTFMYEPDIRINEELMDTLTLDEKRSWVDSSPTKVFNLDPITKQVTVCDAEAYTYDDEVIKKAEAMGKPGLVEINAKEDSFIFTVETTGAITAYELIMNAITVLRQKLDAVRLQDDDGDLGELGAHLGGP